One stretch of Solenopsis invicta isolate M01_SB chromosome 16, UNIL_Sinv_3.0, whole genome shotgun sequence DNA includes these proteins:
- the LOC105201530 gene encoding serine/threonine-protein kinase WNK1 isoform X2 produces the protein MPRCYNDSKTVSSVNSNYKHSTDDIILTQSHAFSIGSQLNVDEDPPIVEKSHRRLRCDLSPVPTSANNLNIKFIGLKGDKGTREDHQVSTGSGGHREKNRETKKRAAIGNTVRGFFSSGHSRQDRYETSRQRSSGGTGGGLSSLCPKLVASGNSSGINLSVGHLASQESGVVTTQRIHTHNINHKRQRKLSIVTQAGPSANTTGDRKVLSNISRSAIISKKQNRTQRHDQSTDSLSITSNGLVTSSPSSKKKVLSALRISDRSSSQSVNSSSLDHENDRSFSDAEEAIAATENAFATPGSSSTPSTPISKVKSAKLSKNEEANVEHVLAECTDSSRNAADVQHVILNEFEQKNVMSMKSSAVYELHAVNQESIINDKQKSSSSVLGSRSISNSNQKVLKHKNTNFTEKMIEHHNSKDIETANIEKDLNDTTISIDTEMNSTDDNSESKQGKRKTVEYTDDGTDKETINSLNTISSDKEEKITRIKNNAGLSEEVIKSSRFVTSKVLEELTDADTKTVDVEKEEDEERVTIYDDDGTSISDIVAAQALHESLSKLGKVPPLDTEMDEMQNTSLRDETKMREHSEKDIGTQEETVEGFIGPLLDENFKADEKLSQKTMAMEEVQNLLMKVKVQTVEDDDDEEKAVGISPDGRFLKFEEEIGRGSFKTVYRGLDTQTGVAVAWCELQEKKLNKTERLRFREEAEMLKGLQHPNIVRFYDYWEVTLTRRKYIVLVTELMTSGTLKTYLRRFKKINPKVVKSWCRQILKGLSFLHSRSPPIIHRDLKCDNIFITGTTGSVKIGDLGLATLKNRSFAKSVIGTPEFMAPEMYEEHYDESVDVYAFGMCMLEMATSEYPYSECTGPAQIYKRVVSGVKPQSYDKVENPEVRDIIEMCIRLKKEERPLVKDLLNHEFFADDVGLKLEMVSRDSAVADMELSRVEFRLRVLDPKKRSNKHKENEAIQFDFDIQADNAEEVALEMAKSSLILEEDAKAVAKMLKSQITTLLREREDRKAKEERERLDRETAATATDVTANAANENLLQQQLLLQQMQLQQQQQQQQQQQQIQSNINMQMQNPMQLQQTQIPIQQQQLQSTAQQAQQHNLQVQQVQMVQQQPIIQQQTSVVQPQQAQQIQYQQQIQQQFQQQQQQQYVSQSLNANSPQCSTPQNLQAQPQFPQVPQLQQQQHVQQQYIQLNQMGVPQQISHQMQQQMQPQMQILPQQQHMHQQLQQQQYAAQPQLQHVQQLHQHTVSSPPVQNQQYYQQSTTGSSGYVSAGSLYQQTMPQQIFHTYATSTNPSGHVEILSSTQTATQIYSHASLPANAMPASSQSQYIPSAGQVQTSIPPAISANNTSAVTHMQNVSTSTIPNMQSAPALLGNTGQQPQSQQNILMQMQYSQNANVMSNSMSITPNMANISAPSSTNLQQPHQHFLSNADQCPVTDRSLVKQDTMDSVQSLPPDLPINLQQDQIVAPAPVATGVAQQTVASNDGVTPENSESVPTSERSRIKRTGTKRKKPGIKLTVLSVSSGEGQSMTVECQLDTSKQKTVTFKFDRDDMVPTDIANNLVAENLLPQSQCETFIELIEDIVKQLRLDPTRTLPLVAHGPPDQSAGGSPVTSRRPRDRDHSLDTAKVRHGSLTRQSSHRSSYKVHRRHRSRDETSNTSTPTKLLPIDQIISHIANTTLEKQQVVQTPDSQAGAENTSAEASRRSSTSTQNTDTLTPTNIPSDPTDNQETVVSVMPAETIMEAQHNIQDDTNNSAFKSYQTSTTHVQTQVQDTIVSAGHTNEALKESQEQDVVDVKESGIFKEINVPDVAAEVSTLTVPTPMRKISRFLVSPVIEQKNIAADEESSAVGESIDRTNIVTSQSVSQSVAPTANVELILKNEEHVETNVLEIQNVTTLEPTSNNETIVQQSIPYAMEQTDSTQQLLQPGQQIGLQQSIIQMQTLQQVTGHMQQTTTIGQSNQHTIIVQGSTITAQQTSQIPQTGVQHFVPVNSQELQPQSLHSNGIAQTQAQYPNQAMMQPAVVMQPPQQQIPMQQGIMQMHMQAEQAQRPAVQQFIPQQIQPPTQQYVMLSGPMQPVQPTTVDDRNRRVSSLSAMSNVSLDSQILESPGMTEEKRQTVNVTSIPVTHMQHIQVVPQDIPATVSLPQNVVEATQPLHQNVQHIPGTLPSSMPVTASIHPVATADISTPKVAVKTKEVSSTLPDLAQNLANILSNPKSKSATPHPLASHEPAAVSNVVAPASVDYKPVQSEQYFQPIQPEASQLQIQPPIQHNYQGQIIHQGYQGQQNFQQAFQNQPVLQQNQVQPIPQSIPLTIPQIDAQSQIVQSVLQSVSNQSTTQGQWIVANQTPLQQPIRHIQPNQLQSLPNQLPLQQVLLQPQMHQQIVQDQQHSESSVINQFDQSHLHLKLPEQHPAKPLEIENSESSSLNCIRRTSSDCQLPTSENENSSHDVTPEHTLVESIDSTSILQQQLSQPQQQQQQQQQQQQQQQHRKLSQQNSLDKMSDINGVGNVGAGPQTIADLHQKLVQVTSQPSESLNVGTPPISYPATPHNNQMVGGYDAYMHSLQQKLFNIGVPVSSANAACPLSPQTTIHSSTILTDTQADVSIEGSTVTQDNSGAFALSQTNVEYSLDSPTPGTHTGSENMSPSKENVKIRAQRPGSRLQELEQELAKIHHRGSVFVAAPVQPLTPPISAQTQQSVQNLLTTAQPVSMIPVATVTPNIVTPRSGTNTPVQTEDTTNEKVNPTQPIRKISRFVVSKVAGPPVHSNAVNQQVADAVRSQLQTEELKILERQNILSYHTDDLHGVSAQIPHSRENSVPPIVQATHGTNISNIELEKEERFVTLTPSEEYQLLIKRQTLELETLQRRHREELERFQQHQLQLLIQQQASALHHQHHPLLYHTVATNISGSRISGTEDYLMFSTAPQTPLQKGPNNYPDTDETLRLAMQKLKQTPLQLQPQQASAGIPHAYVIPIPVVPSESMQSVVSQQSNNCSNDISESTDTTHSTVVGNPTQYQFAPILSEGTNIPSTTGPLAAPAPLSISGATSAYIQYHEGQPLSNFQTFSCTPHGGFFLPAGYRLIYTPPTTQSQPTTPATSHVANSSRDDTPPTAELHHSTTVENSTVPPSHSDQ, from the exons ATGCCGAGATGCTATAATGACAGCAAAACAGTGAGTTCAGTGAACAGCAACTATAAGCACAGTACAGACGATATTATATTAACGCAGTCGCATGCTTTCTCGATTGGAAGTCAATTGAACGTAGACGAAGATCCCCCGATAGTTGAAAAATCACATAGACGTTTGCGGTGTGATCTAAGTCCTGTCCCAACAAGTGCtaacaatttaaacataaaattcattGGTTTAAAG GGTGATAAAGGTACTCGTGAAGATCATCAGGTGAGCACTGGATCTGGGGggcacagagaaaaaaatagagagaCTAAAAAGAGAGCAGCTATAGGCAACACAGTGCGTGGATTCTTTTCATCTGGCCACAGCAGGCAGGACAG GTATGAGACAAGCAGGCAACGTTCTTCAGGTGGAACTGGCGGTGGCTTGTCTAGTTTATGTCCTAAGCTGGTGGCCAGTGGCAACTCAAGTGGCATTAATTTGTCAGTGGGCCACTTAGCCTCTCAGGAAAGTGGAGTTGTAACGACCCAAAGGATTCACACACACAATATCAATCACAAACGCCAAAGAAAGCTATCTATTGTCACGCAGGCAGGTCCTAGTGCCAACACTACTGGTGATAGGAAG GTATTATCCAATATAAGTCGCTCTGCTATTATTTCCAAAAAGCAAAATCGAACACAGCGACACGATCAGAGTACTGATTCTTTATCTATAACTAGCAATGGTCTTGTGACCAGCTCGCCATCTTCTAAAAAGAAAGTACTATCTGCCTTGCGTATCTCTGATCGATCATCTTCCCAAAGTGTGAATTCATCATCCTTAGATCATGAAAATGATCGTAGTTTCAGTGATGCTGAAGAAGCAATCGCAGCAACGGAGAATGCGTTTGCAACACCAG ggtctAGTTCTACACCTTCTACACCAATTAGTAAAGTAAAGTCTGCAAAATTGAGCAAAAATGAGGAAGCAAATGTGGAACACGTTCTTGCCGAATGTACCGATTCATCAAGGAATGCTGCAGATGTACAACACGTGATTTTAAATGAgtttgaacaaaaaaatgttatgtcAATGAAATCGTCTGCAGTATACGAATTACACGCAGTTAATCAGGAAAGTATTATAAATGATAAGCAAAAATCGTCGAGTTCTGTCCTTGGTTCCAGATCTATTAGTAATAGTAACCAGAAAGTtctgaaacataaaaatacaaattttacagaaaaaatgaTTGAACATCATAATAGTAAAGATATTGAAACGGCCAACATAGAAAAGGATTTAAATGATACTACGATATCGATAGATACAGAAATGAATTCCACAGACGATAATAGTGAAAGTAaacaaggaaaaagaaagactgTAGAGTATACAGATGACGGTACAGATAAAGAAACCATCAATTCTTTGAATACCATAAGCAGTGAtaaggaagaaaaaataacgAGGATCAAGAATAATGCAGGTTTAAGTGAAGAGGTAATTAAGAGTTCGAGATTTGTAACATCAAAGGTATTGGAGGAGTTGACGGATGCAGACACTAAAACGGTGGATGTAGAAAAAGAGGAAGATGAGGAAAGAGTGACGATATATGACGACGATGGCACCAGTATCAGCGACATAGTAGCAGCACAGGCGCTTCATGAATCGTTAAGTAAATTAGGCAAAGTTCCGCCATTAGACACCGAGATGGATGAGATGCAGAATACAAGTTTGCGAGACGAAACAAAGATGAGGGAGCATTCTGAAAAGGATATAGGTACGCAGGAAGAAACAGTAGAAGGTTTTATCGGTCCGTTGCTTGATGAAAACTTTAAAGCGGATGAGAAATTGTCTCAAAAAACAATGGCGATGGAGGAggtgcaaaatttattaatgaaagtTAAGGTGCAGACTGTCGAggatgacgacgacgaggagAAAGCTGTCGGTATTTCACCGGATGGaagatttttgaaatttgaagaGGAAATTGGTCGTGGTAGTTTCAAGACTGTTTATCGCGGATTAGATACCCAAACGGGCGTAGCTGTAGCTTGGTGCGAATTGCAggagaaaaaattgaataagaCAGAGAGATTGAGATTTAGAGAAGAAGCTGAAATGTTAAAAGGATTACAACATCCGAATATTGTAAGATTTTATGACTATTGGGAAGTTACACTTACCCGTAGGAAATATATTGTACTAGTCACTGAGCTTATGACATCAGGAACATTGAAAACGTATTTGAGGAGGTTTAAGAAGATCAATCCCAAAGTAGTAAAATCTTGGTGTCGGCAAATCTTGAAAGGCTTGAGCTTTCTTCACTCTAGATCACCACCTATTATACATCGTGATTTGAaatgtgataatatttttatcacggGTACGACGGGTAGCGTGAAAATTGGTGATTTGGGTCTTGCAACATTGAAGAATCGTAGTTTTGCAAAAAGCGTTATCGGTACACCGGAATTTATGGCGCCTGAAATGTACGAAGAACATTATGATGAGTCGGTTGATGTTTATGCCTTCGGAATGTGTATGCTCGAGATGGCTACTAGTGAGTATCCATATTCCGAGTGTACAGGGCCAGCACAAATATACAAACGCGTAGTATCTGGTGTTAAACCACAGAGCTACGATAAAGTTGAAAATCCGGAGGTACGTGATATTATAGAAATGTGTATACGTTTAAAGAAGGAAGAACGACCGCTCGTTAAAGACTTACTTAATCATGAATTCTTCGCCGATGATGTTGGACTGAAATTGGAGATGGTTTCGCGAGATTCGGCGGTTGCGGATATGGAGCTGTCGCGTGTCGAGTTTAGATTGCGTGTGCTGGATCCAAAGAAACGTAGTAACAAGCACAAGGAAAACGAAGCGATACAATTCGACTTTGACATACAGGCTGATAACGCAGAGGAGGTAGCGCTGGAAATGGCAAAATCTAGCCTTATATTAGAGGAAGACGCTAAAGCAGTGGCTAAGATGTTGAAATCGCAAATTACCACTCTATTACGAGAACGAGAAGATCGTAAAGCCAAAGAAGAGAGGGAACGTTTGGACAGGGAAACTGCTGCCACAGCCACGGATGTCACAGCTAACGCTGCAAACGAGAATTTATTACAGCAACAACTGCTTCTTCAGCAAATGCAAttgcagcagcaacagcagcaacaacaacagcaacaacaaaTTCAGTCTAATATTAATATGCAGATGCAAAATCCGATGCAATTGCAACAAACTCAAATACCTATTCAGCAACAGCAATTACAGTCGACTGCTCAACAAGCTCAACAGCATAATTTACAAGTACAGCAGGTTCAAATGGTTCAGCAACAACCGATAATTCAACAGCAAACGTCGGTCGTGCAACCCCAACAAGCACAGCAAATACAATACCAACAGCAAATACAGCAGCAGTttcagcagcaacaacagcaacagtACGTCTCGCAGAGCTTGAATGCAAATTCTCCACAGTGTTCAACTCCACAAAACCTTCAAGCTCAGCCTCAGTTTCCACAGGTGCCACAAttgcaacagcagcagcatGTTCAACAGCAATATATACAATTGAATCAGATGGGTGTTCCGCAACAAATTTCTCATCAGATGCAGCAACAAATGCAGCCTCAAATGCAAATATTGCCTCAACAACAACACATGCATCAACAGCTTCAACAGCAGCAATATGCGGCACAACCACAACTTCAACATGTTCAGCAGTTGCATCAACATACCGTTAGTTCGCCGCCCGTTCAAAATCAGCAATATTATCAGCAGAGCACCACTGGCTCCTCGGGATATGTATCAGCGGGCTCTTTGTATCAACAAACCATGCCGCAACAAATATTTCACACATATGCCACGTCTACTAATCCCTCCGGTCACGTAGAAATCTTATCGTCCACCCAAACTGCTACGCAGATTTATTCTCACGCGAGTTTACCCGCGAATGCGATGCCCGCATCCTCGCAGTCGCAATACATCCCATCGGCAGGTCAAGTTCAAACATCTATACCGCCGGCTATAAGTGCCAATAATACATCAGCCGTGACGCATATGCAAAATGTCTCGACTTCGACAATTCCTAATATGCAGAGCGCGCCTGCTTTACTCGGAAACACTGGACAACAGCCTCAATCTCAACAAAATATTCTCATGCAAATGCAATATTCACAAAACGCAAACGTTATGTCCAATTCTATGTCGATAACACCCAATATGGCGAATATCTCGGCGCCATCATCTACTAATTTGCAACAACCACatcaacattttctttcaaatgcGGATCAATGTCCTGTGACTGACAGATCTCTGGTAAAACAAGACACTATGGATTCGGTACAATCTCTGCCACCGGATCTACCAATTAATTTACAACAAGATCAAATTGTTGCTCCTGCTCCAGTCGCAACGGGCGTTGCACAGCAAACTGTAGCGTCAAACGATGG aGTCACGCCAGAAAATTCCGAAAGCGTTCCTACTTCCGAGAGAAGCCGGATAAAACGTACAGGGACTAAACGTAAAAAACCGGGCATTAAATTGACGGTCTTGTCTGTCAGCAGCGGTGAAGGACAATCAATGACTGTCGAGTGCCAGTTGGATACGAGTAAACAAAAGACtgttacatttaaatttgatcGAGACGACATGGTACCAACAGATATTGCTAACAATTTG GTTGCTGAAAATCTATTGCCGCAATCTCAGTGTGAGACGTTCATAGAATTAATTGAAGACATTGTTAAACAATTGCGTTTGGATCCTACACGTACCTTACCTTTGGTAGCCCATGGCCCGCCTGATCAATCTGCTGGTGGAAGCCCGGTTACAAGCCGACGTCCTAGAGATCGTGATCACAGTCTCGATACAGCTAAG GTGAGACATGGCTCGCTAACACGTCAAAGCAGCCACCGCTCGTCGTACAAAGTCCATCGTAGACACCGTTCG AGAGACGAAACTTCAAATACTTCTACTCCAACTAAATTGTTGCCGATTGATCAGATTATTTCTCATATCGCCAACACTACTTTGGAGAAGCAACAAGTTGTACAGACTCCTGATAGTCAAGCCGGTGCTGAAAATACATCGGCAGAGGCTTCCAGGAGGTCATCCACATCTACACAAAATACTGATACTTTAACACCTACAAATATACCGAGTGATCCAACTGACAATCAAGAAACTGTCGTTTCTGTAATGCCCGCGGAAACGATTATGGAAGCACAACACAATATTCAAGACGATACTAATAATTCGGCGTTTAAATCTTATCAAACATCTACAACACACGTTCAGACTCAAGTACAGGATACAATAGTCAGCGCAGGTCACACAAATGAGGCATTGAAAGAATCTCAAGAGCAGGATGTAGTAGATGTAAAGGAATCTGGAATATTTAAAGAGATAAATGTGCCCGATGTTGCCGCAGAGGTATCGACTTTGACCGTACCGACGCCGATGCGCAAAATTTCTCGCTTCTTAGTTAGTCCTGTGATCGAACAAAAAAATATCGCGGCTGATGAGGAATCTTCTGCTGTCGGCGAAAGCATAGATCGTACAAATATTGTAACGTCACAGTCAGTATCGCAGTCTGTTGCGCCTACTGCAAACGTGGagcttatattaaaaaatgaagaacATGTCGAAACGAATGTTTTAGAAATTCAAAATGTGACAACGCTCGAGCCAACTAGCAATAATGAAACGATAGTTCAGCAGAGTATTCCGTACGCCATGGAACAAACAGACAGCACACAACAGCTTTTACAGCCGGGACAACAGATCGGGCTGCAGCAGAGCATTATTCAAATGCAAACTCTGCAACAGGTAACGGGACACATGCAACAAACCACGACTATTGGACAGTCAAACCAGCATACCATAATCGTCCAAGGATCTACGATAACGGCGCAGCAAACTTCCCAGATACCTCAGACTGGCGTACAGCATTTCGTACCGGTTAATTCACAGGAGTTGCAACCTCAGTCTCTCCATTCAAACGGAATAGCTCAAACGCAGGCTCAGTATCCAAATCAAGCGATGATGCAACCTGCCGTAGTAATGCAACCACCGCAGCAGCAAATTCCTATGCAGCAAGGTATAATGCAGATGCATATGCAAGCGGAACAAGCTCAGCGTCCGGCGGTGCAACAATTTATTCCGCAACAGATACAGCCTCCGACGCAGCAGTACGTCATGCTATCGGGCCCCATGCAACCGGTACAACCGACGACTGTGGATGATCGAAATCGCAGAGTGTCGAGTTTATCCGCTATGTCCAATGTATCTTTGGACTCTCAAATTTTGGAATCGCCCGGTATGACCGAGGAAAAAAGGCAAACCGTGAACGTAACTAGTATACCTGTAACGCATATGCAACACATACAAGTCGTTCCGCAAGACATCCCGGCTACAGTGTCATTGCCACAAAACGTCGTAGAAGCTACTCAACCTCTTCATCAAAACGTGCAACATATTCCGGGAACCTTACCTTCATCTATGCCGGTAACTGCTTCGATACATCCAGTCGCTACCGCAGACATTTCCACACCCAAAGTCGCCGTTAAGACGAAAGAGGTATCTTCGACGCTTCCAGATCTCGCGCAAAATTTAGCAAACATACTTTCGAATCCAAAATCCAAATCTGCCACGCCTCATCCTTTGGCCAGTCATGAACCAGCTGCTGTTTCTAATGTCGTTGCTCCTGCATCAGTTGACTACAAACCTGTGCAGTCTGAACAGTATTTTCAGCCTATACAACCAGAGGCGAGTCAGTTGCAAATTCAACCGCCtattcaacataattatcaAGGGCAGATCATTCATCAGGGATATCAAGGACAGCAGAATTTTCAACAAGCGTTTCAAAATCAGCCGGTGCTTCAGCAAAACCAAGTGCAGCCGATACCGCAATCGATTCCGTTAACGATCCCTCAAATTGACGCGCAGTCACAGATAGTGCAGTCCGTTCTTCAAAGTGTATCAAATCAATCAACCACTCAAGGACAGTGGATTGTAGCTAATCAAACTCCCTTACAGCAGCCGATACGACATATACAGCCAAATCAGCTGCAATCACTCCCAAATCAATTGCCGTTACAACAAGTTCTTTTGCAGCCACAGATGCATCAGCAAATTGTGCAAGATCAACAACATAGCGAATCTTCTGTCATCAATCAGTTTGATCAAtcacatttacatttaaaactgCCGGAACAGCATCCAGCAAAACCTTTGGAAATTGAGAATTCGGAATCTTCGAGTTTAAACTG TATACGTCGTACTAGTTCCGATTGTCAATTACCTACATCTGAAAATGAGAATTCCAGTCATGATGTGACGCCTGAGCACACTCTTGTTGAATCCATCGATTCTACGTCGATTCTGCAACAACAGTTGTCGCAaccgcagcagcagcaacagcaacaacaacaacaacagcagcaacagcaacaccGCAAACTCAGTCAACAAAATTCATTGGACAAAATGTCGGATATAAACGGCGTCGGAAACGTTGGTGCAGGACCACAAACTATAgctgatctgcatcagaaacttGTACAAGTGACTAGTCAGCCGTCGGAATCACTGAATGTTGGTACACCACCTATAAGTTATCCAGCTACGCCTCATAATAATCAGATGGTTGGAGGATACGACGCGTACATGCATTCTTTGCAgcagaaattgtttaatatcggCGTGCCGGTTTCATCGGCGAATGCCGCATGCCCATTATCTCCTCAGACAACAATACATTCCTCCACTATTCTGACCGATACGCAGGCTGATGTGTCTATCGAGGGTTCCACTGTAACGCAAGACAATTCTGGTGCATTTGCACTTTCACAAACT aatgtGGAATATTCTCTTGACAGTCCGACACCAGGAACTCACACAGGGTCTGAAAATATGAGCCCAagtaaagaaaatgtaaaaatacgaGCTCAAAGACCAGGATCCCGTTTACAGGAACTGGAGCAGGAATTGGCGAAGATTCATCATAGAGGATCCGTTTTCGTAGCAGCTCCGGTTCAGCCATTAACACCACCTATATCTGCACAAACGCAACAATCTGTGCAAAATTTGTTGACAACTGCTCAGCCAGTGTCAATGATACCTGTGGCTACTGTTACTCCCAACATTGTAACACCGCGGTCTGGAACCAATACTCCAGTTCAGACAGAAGATACGACTAATGAG AAGGTAAATCCTACTCAACCTATCAGAAAGATATCAAGATTCGTGGTTTCTAAAGTTGCGGGCCCGCCTGTTCATAGCAATGCTGTTAATCAACAAGTTGCTGATGCTGTAAGGTCTCAATTACAAAcggaagaattaaaaattttagaacgGCAAAATATTCTGTCTTATCATACAGATGATCTACATG GTGTATCTGCACAAATACCTCATAGTCGAGAGAATTCTGTTCCGCCAATTGTACAGGCAACTCATGGtactaatatttcaaatattgaa CttgaaaaagaagagagattTGTTACTCTTACACCGAGTGAAGAATACCAATTACTTATAAAGag aCAAACTTTGGAACTAGAAACATTACAAAGAAGACATAGAGAAGAGTTGGAGCGTTTCCAACAACATCAGCTGCAATTGCTTATTCAGCAACAAGCAAGCGCGCTTCATCATCAGCATCATCCGTTGCTTTATCATACGGTTGCAACAAATATTTCCG GATCTAGAATTTCAGGCACGGAGGACTATCTGATGTTTAGTACAGCGCCGCAAACTCCACTGCAGAAAGGGCCGAACAACTATCCGGACACAGATGAGACTTTACGACTGGCCATGCAGAAATTGAAGCAGACTCCACTGCAGCTTCAACCGCAGCAGGCATCGGCTGGAATACCGCATGCTTATGTTATTCCAATTCCAGTAGTGCCTTCTGAAAGTATGCAAAGTGTAGTTTCTCAGCAGAGTAATAACTGCTCGAATGATATATCCGAGAGTACTGATACGACGCACAGTACGGTAGTTGGAAACCCGACGCAGTACCAATTCGCTCCTATATTATCAGAAGGAACGAATATCCCGTCGACAACCGGACCATTAGCCGCGCCCGCGCCTTTATCGATATCCGGCGCGACAAGCGCCTATATTCAGTATCACGAGGGCCAGCCGCTATCGAATTTTCAGACTTTCAGCTGCACACCCCACGGCGGTTTCTTTTTGCCAGCTGGTTATCGGCTGATATATACACCGCCAACGACACAATCTCAGCCGACGACGCCTGCCACGTCTCACGTGGCGAATTCTTCGCGTGACGATACGCCTCCGACGGCGGAGCTGCATCATTCGACCACCGTCGAAAACTCAACGGTTCCTCCTTCGCATTCGGATCAATAA